The Candidatus Poribacteria bacterium genomic sequence GGAACCGCTTCAGATAACGTCAGTCGCCTCTCAAGAGTAGACATTTTTACCCCAAACGACGGTGTGTGGATCGCGGAGGGTGGGAGTCGGCTGCCTCTAGCAAGAGGAGGACTATCAGTGTCTAAAGTAGACGACAAAATCTACGCGTTTGGCGGATTTTCAGGACTAGGGGTCGTCCCAACAGTAAACGAGTATGATCCCTCGGTGCTGAACGTTTCCCCAAAAGACAACATAGTAACAACGTGGGGAGCGATAAAACGCAACAGATAATCCTTAATAACCGGGTAGTTAAATACCCAAATAATAAAAGGAGACTTCTATGAAAATTGGTTTACGTATACCGGGGACAGCGCGTGAGCTCCCCTTTGATGAGTTCTGTCGTTGGTGTGCCGATAACGGTTTTGATGCCGTCGATATAAGCAGCGTCACACCCGAAATTGTGGAGATAGCAAGAAACGCTGGATTGGCAATTGGTACCTCAGACATGCCGGGCACTGGCGATCTATTGAGCGTTGATAAATCTCAGCAAGCAGCGGGGGCAGAAGCCGCAAAAGCCGCCATTCAAGCCGCTGCCGATAACGATGTCCAACTCATGTTCTGCGTTTTCTCGCCGGCAGACCCAACCATCGGACGGGCGAAAGTCTTCGACCTATGGAAGGAAACCGTTCCACCAATCGCAGCGTTTGCCGCAGATCGCGGCGTTACCATTTCCGTCGAAGGTTACCCCGGTCCCTCGCCCCACTGTCCCGCGCTCGGTTGCACCCCCGAAACACTGCGAGCCATGTTTGCAGAGTGTCCGAGAGGACTCGGCGTGAATT encodes the following:
- a CDS encoding sugar phosphate isomerase/epimerase, with translation MKIGLRIPGTARELPFDEFCRWCADNGFDAVDISSVTPEIVEIARNAGLAIGTSDMPGTGDLLSVDKSQQAAGAEAAKAAIQAAADNDVQLMFCVFSPADPTIGRAKVFDLWKETVPPIAAFAADRGVTISVEGYPGPSPHCPALGCTPETLRAMFAECPRGLGVNYDPSHLVRIGIDYIRMLNEFAAHVVHVHGKDTDFDQEALYLHGNLGPTFHASRGFGEDWWRYTIPGDGVVDWLKVVQRLEDEGFDGIVSVELEDYRYWKTWEAESDGLKRSRDYLAQYVR